The Setaria viridis chromosome 9, Setaria_viridis_v4.0, whole genome shotgun sequence sequence AAGATGAAGAACCTTTATTGTCGTCTTACTGCCACCTCTAGTACAGGCTTCGTGGAAACAACAGTTCAGAAATATAGGCTCGTCCTCTTTCTCGGTGCACACCACAGAACCTCAATAGCACCACCACACAATTCActagggaaaaagagaaagtggAGAAAGATTGCGGGGATTTCACGTCTTTTCTACCTACGTCTCTAGGTCCTTTTATAGAGGAGACAGCAACCCCTAACCATTTCATCTATAATGACTTCCCACTAATTGGGAGTAGTAACCGCCCAATTAAAGGATATCTCTAGATCCTCTTATAGGAAAGATTATCCTATAATGACGTCCCATTGATTAGGAGCAATGACCgtctatttagttttggataATGGCATTGACACTTATCATTGCCATGGGGCACATGATCGCGAACAGAGACTACGTGGGGGCATTTAAACCTTGAAACATTCTCTCATTCACTTGCGCAGAGAGGTCTTCTATTTAAGTTGGCTTGATACCAATCCAAATTAATGCTTGGGATTCTATACATGGGCCCAGGCCATTTTTCCAGTACTGCCGCTGTGCTAGAAATCTGAATGGGGTGGCCCCCGGTGAGGCCCACTGCTCCACTCCGTCATAAGCCATCATGTTTATGCTTCCCTGAACCAGCTTGCAATGTGAGCTACATAAAAAGAGCTTCCTAGTGCTATGTAAGCACACTATTTGAGGATGCTGCATGGTCAAGGACGATGTGTTCATGTATTATGTATACTAGGTGGTAAGTTGTGTGCATATGGGAACGTGGGAAGTGACAACGGCTTCCTTCCATGCCGGTAAAGTCGGATTGTTGCTCTTCCACCGAAACGCAATATATATTTCATCACATTTCGTGATAAGCACCtactcccttcattccaaattataagtcattccaactttcttggagcgtcaaaacatctcaagtttgaccaaatttatacaataaagtgctaacattcatgatatcaaataggtaccattagtttcttcattaaatatattttcataatatatctattcgatgccataaatttttgtgattttctctataattttagtcaaacataaaaatgtttgactctccaagaaagttggaatgacttataatttggaacggagggagtactgttTTATTTACAAACACGCCTCATGGTCTCATGGAGTCACCAAGGAACTCAAATTTGACGGTTCATTTTGCCGACTGAATTCACCTCTAAGAACACTCGCAGCCCTTTGAATTGCCCGGGAGACCTTCCACACTTCATGTTGAATTGACACCTCGCGTTCTTCGGCACTCAGGTTGCCCGACCGTGAGATGGCGTCGGCGATCCCAGGGAAGAACGATAGCTTGCTTTCATAGTCCTCAGGAGGTGAATACAGCTGGGAGAATAAAGGGTGTCGGAAGACAAATGGTGCAGAGAGTTAACAATTTTCAATTTTGAACAAGCTACGGCGTTGCTCACCAGATGCTTAAACCATGCTCTTCCTTGAAGTCCTTCCGCTTGCAGGAAGCTTCTTTCAGCAAGTAGGAGGTGATCGTTCAACAATCGCCTTCTCATCCTAGCATGCTCATCGTATAAATCTAGCTGCTGCAGTTTCTGGATTTTGGATCCAAACCAACAAAGGAGCACGTGATAAGTCAATCACCAGGTTGTGAAAATATTGAACAAGCTACTCAAATGATAAGTCGTTGTTACTAGTTCAATGTTTCAGGCATCCAGATCATAAACTCTGGAAGCTTAAAAAGTCTATTGTCCAAATATAGCAAAGATGCAAATTTGTTTAAGCGTTGGACTACCTGAATATATGAAAACAGAAGCACAGTAAGACAATACCTTCGCCTCCTTCAGAACTTCCGTAGCTGCACCAGAAAGATCATTGATGAATCCATTCATCAGATTGACTGCTTGACTATTGCTCATCAGGGCAGAAAGTGCATTTGTATGCTCCTGTGACATTGTAAATTTCAACCCTATATTAAAATATATATCATATCATATGCTACACTGGTTACTGAAAGCAAATTGTTGGTGGTTTTATGTAACATGTGAGTTATCTTAGATGGAAATATCCTTGTCCTAAAGTGAAAAATCTATCACTGGCACTGAAGTTACAGATTAAACCACCAAGTTGGAAATACCATCCACGATGTTGCTCATGCATTAGGTGGTATTCTCAAATTCATACATCTTTGCAATGGTAGAAATCAAGTGTGCATAAATAACCCACTAACAAAAGGGAGTGAATAGCTAAATTATATGAATGCTTTCCAGTACAATTATGAGAAGAGTCAATGTACCTGTAACTGTGAAGCGTAAACCTGATAATCAAAAGGTAGCACAGGATCATCTGCCAATCGAAGAGCCAATAGTCCCCAAATTTCTGTGACTGGTGAAGCAGGAAAAGTACATGAGCACTCCCAAGGATTACTTAAATAAATACTAACGATACATTATTTTGACGCACCAAAATTTCAAAAGTTGTTGAGTATGTATCTAGCTTTATAGGCAACAGTTCATTCTTCTTGTTGACCCCTTCCGTATCAGTACACTCAATCATGATATCGAGCAGCAATATCGCAAGTGCTGCGACcttctgctctctctctctttttaaaaaaaaaggcatttTCACTAACTATATTGTTACTTACTAGCCAAATGACGAAGAAACAACGGATCCCCAAACTTTTCCATCCAATTATAAGAGTCGAGAGCAGTATGGTAACCAGGAAATTCTGCATTAGCACTACATTGGTTAGCGATAACGAATACCAGCCATTAGAAGAACATGACACAAGATAGGACAAAATAGAGCAAAAGGAGAAATTGTGTGTGTAAACTTTAAGGTGGGCCGATGaaaaaatattaagaaataAATGATAGGCATACATAGCCCCAAACTGCATGTATATTTCAGACAAAAAACTTAAAAATAGTTAAATCACATGATCCACGAGCAAAGTTCCAGCAAAACAAATCTACATTAGCAACTGCTTATTTCCTCTTCTGAAAAGAATCTGTTGTTTTGGCATACCTTTTCCATAGTACAAGTCTACAGAGGGAATTCCAGCATGATGTAGAAATGGAGCGAAGTCGGAATCAGTTCTGGCAAGTCTCTCTATCTGCAGATATGACATTCTTTAGAAATAGATAAACAAATATAAGGCACGTACAGCAGTGATGAGTCATTAGAAATGATCTAGCTTTGGCTTTTTCTGTAAAGAATAAATACTAAGCCAAGCAGATAAAGAAGTGATGAGAAAACTGGGAGGATGTTATAGGCAAAGTCAGATTTAAGAGCAGGCAGAACCAAATATGCTCCCCCATACCCTATGCATTTAGTCTAAGCAGGTCATGAATTAACAACAAAACTGCCACAAAGCAAAGATATAGACCAGTCTCCATTTTTGGTGGTAGTGCTGGTAGAGTATAATTTATTGACATTACAATACACAAGGTTGGTCAAATCAGTACAAAAAGTGTAATTAACGAACTATAGTGTAAGTTGCTCAACTGTGGTGTAACTCTCCATATGCAGAACAAATTTAAAACTTCTTAATTCTTACACTGATGCCGCCATCCATTTCATTCCATGTATCATGAACCATCTTTCCCATGACATCAGGATCCTTGACCTGGAAAATAGAAGTTTCAAATATAGTCTCATGCATTCATTCTTGATGCCTAGCTTAGCTGTACTGCAGACAATTGCATTACAACTATATAATTTTGAGTACTACTACTGCTCAATGTCTCAAGCTAAGTTGTTTCGAACATACGCAAGAGGTTAGATGATGCTAGGTTTATAAAACCATGCTGTCCAATAATAAATAATTTTGCTACAACATGATTTCAGACCTTAGCTAGTTGGGTGAAAAGTGAATACAATTTCtaataaaaaatagaaacataCAAGAGTGCAATAAAAAATTCTTTCTACCTGTCTTGTAACATCAACCAAGAGTTTGTCCAATTGAGGAGTGGAGCCAGCAAAAAACCCCACACCTTGCACAGCACAATCAACATTCAAGTAAGCTACAGCTTTGGAATGCAGATCTACGAGGTTCTCTTCAACCCATTCAGTAGATCCAATCTGGAAAAAGCAACCTTCAAAATATAGACAAAATAACAGCAACAAGAAGTAAAGCTAACAACTAGATAGCATACAAACATGACCTGATCTAAAAGCAGAAAAAACGCATTCCATAGATGAACCAACGGCAGAAATTTATCCAAAAATTCTTATTCTAATGTATTGAATTGCAACAACAATTAAACTACAACATTGCTATCCAGCATCTGCTAAGTATTATCAAGAGTTTTTTGCACAGCTGTGTTGTATGTGGTTTAAACAATAAACATGGCCAACATATCTAATGTTAAGAGCATATCTAGGTCCGCTTATAGATATATACCTCACGTTTATACAGTAACATATATCATCTTTCTTCCATGTCTACTTACCATCCCAAATTCTTCAGCATCCCAGCTACAAAGGATGATGGACCTCCGTGGTTTCCATCCTGAGTGCAGCATTATTCCAAGACGCCGAGCAATGTCAAGAAGTGAAGCTGTCCCACTGTTAGGGTCAACTGCTCCATAGGTCCATGCATCTCTGTGGTTACCAAGTATAACGTAACGGTCAGGTTCTTCAGACCCTTTTATGACACCAAAAATGTCTTGTATTGTTTCAAACTTCCTGTCCTCCTTAAACAAAGAGATAAGAGCAATCATGGTCTGATCTGTCTAGAAAGTACAAGTACATAAGTACTTGCACAAAACTT is a genomic window containing:
- the LOC117838278 gene encoding probable glutamate carboxypeptidase VP8, which codes for MPHAVLARLPPGSVRLVIAFGLLLLVSLLVLRRRPAGPLARASAGGAGGGRIPDTAALFLSLSAGANASIKADLRALTAGPHLAGTADAAGPAAHVLGRLRAAGLQTLTREYSPLLSYPGNASLALLRPDGSLLARLSLDEPADEVRPRRLVPPYHAYAPSGGAVAEAVYVNLGREEDYAALERIGVGVRGRVAVARRGGGYRGGVVARAAEKGAVAVLIAGRPDGGVERGVVLLGGPGDPLTPGWAATGRAERLGFDDEAVKRRFPKIPSMPVSAETAVEIIRSLGGPAIPADWQEAGLGVDAGGVGPGPTLVNFTYQEDRKFETIQDIFGVIKGSEEPDRYVILGNHRDAWTYGAVDPNSGTASLLDIARRLGIMLHSGWKPRRSIILCSWDAEEFGMIGSTEWVEENLVDLHSKAVAYLNVDCAVQGVGFFAGSTPQLDKLLVDVTRQVKDPDVMGKMVHDTWNEMDGGISIERLARTDSDFAPFLHHAGIPSVDLYYGKEFPGYHTALDSYNWMEKFGDPLFLRHLAITEIWGLLALRLADDPVLPFDYQVYASQLQEHTNALSALMSNSQAVNLMNGFINDLSGAATEVLKEAKKLQQLDLYDEHARMRRRLLNDHLLLAERSFLQAEGLQGRAWFKHLLYSPPEDYESKLSFFPGIADAISRSGNLSAEEREVSIQHEVWKVSRAIQRAASVLRGEFSRQNEPSNLSSLVTP